In Nymphaea colorata isolate Beijing-Zhang1983 chromosome 13, ASM883128v2, whole genome shotgun sequence, one DNA window encodes the following:
- the LOC116266854 gene encoding disease resistance protein RPS4B-like: protein MLMWEGSRLYPTDAIEELQRKFLISINDEHGTFEMHDQILDMGRNIVKQEPVATRFWKNNETSQMLQRTKGTEKVEAITFHRHDGQHNIPPLNKISFRNMDELRILDTSCVRMEGSYQDLPKSLKFLRWWQCPLKSLPIIDFDVMNIVVVDLTKSIIEEFLGPSVTNTWFFRYLHPQEVNYSRTFSQLKVLILKNCKNLKSSPDFRLIPNATKLVFEGCTNLGRVHESIGDLQRLVRLNLGNCRSLKKTPESICRLSSLEKLVLSGCWSLQELPEEIGRLTSLKVPKIRPRGYAKTSGVCWPVDKPAGVGSHPLRFEDNPRHFKFASPVMFKSERMLPADGCSWP from the exons ATGCTCATGTGGGAAGGTTCCAGACTTTACCCAACTGATGCAATTGAAGAGTTGCAGCGTAAATTTCTAATCAGCATAAATGATGAGCATGGCACCTTtgaaatgcatgatcaaatacTAGACATGGGAAGAAATATTGTCAAGCAGGAGCCGGTGGCAACCAGGTTTTGGAAAAATAACGAAACATCGCAAATGCTTCAACGAACAAAG GGAACAgagaaggttgaagccataacTTTCCACCGTCACGACGGGCAACATAATATTCCACCTTTGAACAAGATATCTTTTAGAAACATGGATGAGCTGAGAATACTTGATACAAGCTGCGTCAGGATGGAGGGCTCGTATCAGGATCTACCCAAATCGTTGAAGTTCCTGAGGTGGTGGCAGTGTCCATTGAAATCATTGCCGATCATCGACTTCGATGTTATGAACATTGTAGTGGTCGACCTGACAAAGAGCATCATAGAGGAGTTTCTAGGTCCAAGTGTGACTAACACGTGGTTTTTTCGTTACCTCCACCCCCAAGAGGTGAACTACTCGCGGACGTTCAGCCAATTGAAAGTGCTTATTCTCAAGAATTGCAAGAACCTCAAGAGCTCCCCCGATTTTAGGCTGATTCCAAACGCAACCAAATTGGTATTTGAAGGGTGCACCAACTTGGGTCGAGTCCACGAATCGATCGGCGATCTCCAAAGGTTGGTGCGCTTGAACTTGGGAAACTGTCGTTCTCTAAAGAAAACACCTGAAAGCATCTGTCGCCTAAGTTCTTTGGAGAAGCTCGTCCTGAGCGGGTGTTGGTCACTACAGGAACTACCAGAAGAGATTGGCAGGTTGACGTCTTTAAAGGTGCCAAAAATTAGGCCCAGGGGATATGCAAAGACTTCCGGAGTCTGTTGGCCTGTTGACAAACCTGCAGGAGTTGGAAGCCATCCTTTGCGATTTGAAGACAATCCCAGACATTTCAAATTTGCAAGCCCTGTGATGTTTAAGTCTGAGCGGATGCTTCCAGCTGATGGATGTTCCTGGCCTTAG